Part of the Apostichopus japonicus isolate 1M-3 chromosome 13, ASM3797524v1, whole genome shotgun sequence genome is shown below.
TTCGATCACATAACTTATGAACTAAGGCTACGAACAAAGCTGACGTGCAAAACAGAAGAaggcaaacaaacaaatatcgTGACATTAACTCGAAAACAATAATTTCGATAAAAGTATCTCAACATGAGACCATATGCGCTACCTTTCGTATATCGGTGGCCGTACggtacatgtatgcattttaAATTATGATGCAGTTCATCCCGACAAAATCAAGTTTGTTTCTCTGCCAAAACTGTGGATTCTATCAAACGTTTAAACCTGAACAGCCAATTTAATTTCCACGGGTGGTCCTTCCTCACTTGTGTGTAGGACAGAGCTGCACTATGGCAGACGAGGGAATTCTTGGTAtacacgatatatatatatatcggggctggaagttttttcactcttctggattttccaactcactacaatttcaattgactTTGTTAAGGAAAttgaggtaaacgacaaaggacaaatgaaaatatatataattgaaatcgtagggAGTTGGAAAATCCTGATAACGTGTTTTCattgattttgaaaataacTTCGTTCGTCATGGCTGTGCTGCAGTGATTGATGTTGAACAAGGGATGCCTTTCTCAGTATTTCAGAAATTAACCAGATACTGGGTAATAAATGGGAACATTGTATGTCACGTGACATAAACCCAACCACAACATCCTGTACGTCGTGTCACATTCCTTTGAAATGTTGGAAAGCAGGGGACCCTGCTAACACACTTAAAGGCTACACTTGATTAAGTCATCTCCCCAGCAGCGATCGATAAACCGGAAACAGGTCACTCTCTTCAAACTCATCGAAAAGAGATGAATTGAAAATGGGCCGATGTTTATACCTGAGTTATTGAGCTACTGCAAATGGCTTCCAAATCTTCTGGTGTCAATAGTGTAAATGAGCTCTGCTTTAATTTAATAATGCGTTGAATTCGTTACGTGCAACTCTTTAAGTTTTCACAGTGCTTTCCATGTACGAGTCATTAGTAAAACCGGAATTGTGCACTTGCATTGGCCCCTTAACACGACAGAACACTAGCCAACGAGGGAAATAATTAGTAAAACAGGTACAAACCCATTGTTGGGGAATCAAGAgacattttaatcaaatttaacACTAATCTTCTAGTCAAATTTCATTTCCTGTTCAAGCATCTAACAGTTATCTTTCTTGCTATGTCGATTGTGACGCTGTTAGTCGTGTTGTCCGTGTCTATGTATGCTAATAGAGATTAGGCTATAGTAATGTGTTCCGCGAAAATACATTCTAAAGTTAGGCTGCACACATCTCGGTCAAgaagaatacaaaaaaaatatattttggaatatacttttttatttaGTGAAAATGGCACACTTCCTATTGACGAGGATAATGCAACCAATGGTTTTATAATGGTGTAAAGCTGGTGGGAACGGTGCGGTATGGAATATACataccaaagttgaaataactGGTTCTATGAACCCCGCGTATTTTATCGAGGATATATATCTTGCACAGGGAGGTAAAATTAGTACTACCATGGTTCGCTTCAATCATAAGTTTCAATTATCaatctattttaattttatgtttcaATTCTAGAATAATTGATCTTAATCTTACTTGTCATTACTTGTCATTAAATTTATATTCAATCctataaaacaaacacaaagtGTAGGGCCATGTCTCACAAAATCCGTTCATGTATGGGTTAAGTGTTTTGAAACTAAATTATTTTGTGCTATTTTGTTTTACTATTGCGAATCAGTTTTGCTGCCAACACAATCAGGTCTTCTCTGAGCCATATCTCTATTTAGTGCATGCATGCTAGTATGATCGTCGTTCACACCCCCAAACAATGACATTTCTAGGTAACAGGTTATAAAAAAGATTATTTCCGAAGTTGCTTGTAAAAAAAGGCTCCATTCTCATTACATCAATAGTTCATATTCTGATCCCCACTTCGTTAAGATGGGCCTGTATGCATGCATGTTCATGGTTCTTTCCAGTGACCCTCTTATTACGATCTTCTTCTCGTGCGTAATGCCCAGAGAACCTCCTTTCCAAAAACGTAATCACCTCCCACCAGAGTATGTCCTCGATGACATGGAGTTTCTTCCTGGTGCTAAGTGTTTTCTGCCATTTATATTgatcatgattgataaaaaaaaacgtcaGCAAAGTTCATCACACAAGTTTACAAAACGATCAACACTCAAAGGCAACGGCTTTCCCTCACCTATATATCTCTATTATCCTACATTCCTTGAAAAGTTTGCAAACTAGGAAATGCTCCGGtatatttctgtttcttttcagtCACATGCCCTGAAGAAAATCAGTTTCCCGCTGCGCCACTCTGTGATCTTGCGAATTAATGTGCTTTTTAGTTACCCCATGCTATTCATGTTCATTACGAAACGAGGAATTCACGATGAATCTTTGGGGAAATGggaatttgcttttttttaaccaaaatcCAAGCGCAGTTCACTGGTTCAAGCAAATCTCTGGGTATAAGTGAACTTTATACGTTATAACCACAAAAATGTCTCACTTAAAAAAATTAAGGTCAAGATGACTGCTACACTTGAAGCTCAATAGTTTCTGAAAGCGTGCACAAAGAACTGGAGCGTTGCCTAGGATGAGTGGATATTATGCTTCCTATGTAAGAAGACGTAGCTAGCATGCCAATTACAATGACAGATATCGATGCAGCCCCTATTAAGGCAGCAGGAACATTACGGACACCGGTCACAAAATTCTGGATTGGGCCCAGGGTAACGGGATCAACGGGCGAGGGTCCGGACATATTGGGTGTTGCTGGTTGAGCCTTCTTTGTGGCAACTTGGGCCGACTTTGTCACGAAGAAAGGGACCAGAGTAGTTGTTTCCAAGGCAGGAGGTAACTTAGCTGCGGTGACCACATTTGCTTTCGTTCCTACTGATGTTTTCATAGTGTTGCTTTCTGTGATTTGTCGGTCAGGCGTCATGGCTTGCATCGTGGTTACAGCCGACTGTGGTTTTGGCGTCGTTGGGGCCATCTTCCCCATCGTAGAAGGAACATACACGGTTGGAGGCGGTGGTCTTATCCTCTCTTCTTTGCTCGTGATGGGCATTGGTTGTTTTGTAGTAGTGATCGCCGTGGGTAATCGAGGTGCATGCTCATCGCTCTCCGAACTTCGCTCATTGTGGTGGCGCTCATCTGAATCCATCTCATTACTTTCACTGCTACTACTAACCTTTAAAGAACTGTCTGCTTCGTTACGTGAGACGTGGATTCCTTCATTACTTTCCGAACTACTGTCTTCACTTATTCGTATATTCTTCAGATTTAATTTCTGGCCATTATTTTGTAAATTCTTTCCAGAGGGAACATTGTTTTTGTCCTTCTGCCTTGTCTTTTCCTTCTTGgtcagaaggttctttcgtcgCCCATTCAAACCGTAAATCCTTTTTGGACGACTATTTACAATCAGAGGCAAAATCGATCGCTTTTGAATGTGTCTTGTTGCATCATCTttcatttgtattattttggtaatGTTACTCTTTTCCGTGATTCTTCCATCAATTTTAGTGTTAGAAGAGTTATTTGGATTCTTAAACGTCTCCCAGAGCGGAACTTCTCTTGTATCCAGTTTGACGGTTGGTCGTAAAATTGGTGGCCGAAATAGTTTAGTATAAATAACGGAATCACTAGGCTTTGATGAAGTCAGTTTGTGATAAAGACTAGACACGGACACGTCTTTTTGCTTGGATTTGTTGTTGACATTCTGTCCTTCCCATAATTCATAGCAGCTGACCGCCTTGGCAACAACTGAAAAGATTAAaaaatttgcaatttgaaaTGGCAAAATTCACTCACACAGAAAAATCGTAGTGACTTTCAGCACTGACCCTTTCGACTGACGGTAGCATAATATGGATTGCAAGTGAATAGATTAGTGAGTGAGAAAAGTACAACATATGTGATCCATATATAACGATTCCTAAGCTATCCTCacagagaaacacatacaaGTTTATTGAAACAATAAGTTAAAGTTGATCATCATATGACAGTGTGAAGATGGTATGACTGGAATAATGATGTACACAGAAACGCCGATTATTGTCCTAAGATATATCATTAATTAGTTAAAAGTCACATGACTGACGACATTGTTTTTTTACCTTCCTTTACCAGTTTGACTATCCTTTATGTGAAGCAGAAAATATGAAGATGTTTTTCATGAAACAGATTCTTAGGACTGTTTATAGGCTCTCTTAAATATGTGGGCAAAAATATGATAACCAAATTGAATTCCGACATTCGAGTGTATCTTGGTGGCCTGATCGGAATTTGATCAATAATTCATTGAAGTGGAAGATATCCTAGCAACCTGGTATACCACACTGTATACAAGTTACAACATTACAACATTCACACGGCAAAATATCTGTCTAAGCAAATGATACTTACAGAGACCCATTCCTTAGCAATTGTACCGTATATAGCCTACATTGCCAACTATAGACGGGAAAACACttggtattttattttatttttgacatACGTACTGAGTGGGCAATATATTTTCTTGTGATTAAGCAACCGATCATTGTACTTTTAGTCAGGTAGAAACCAGCGGGTGTGATTAAAGTAGGCCTATGTTATGAACGTAACGCCCTCTTAACATTTTAAGATGAAGGTCATGCTGCTTGTTACAGAATTAACTTCCAAGGTAAGGGACGACCATCATTCATGACAATGAACTTTCTTTGTCTAGGAGATGTAGTCATTTCTGGTTGCAATATGATTGTACTTTATTTCGAATTCATAAACTGCTTAACTctactctctttttttctccttctccttcttctttctattttttttctttctatttaacAAATTGGATTAATGGAACGAAAGTGCGCAACCCACGGACACTTCCAATGTTGAGCGGTGGAGGAAAACGACCCTCGCAAAGGGTAACTTTGGAAGTATCGCTAACGGGAAGACGTTACATCCAGGAGGGTTACTCTTTACACATCTGATTTGTCATAATCCAGGAAAAAAAAGGATATTTTTTGCATTTGGTTATCACCTGTAAAGTATTTGCCGCATAATACATTGTACATATAGAGTGATTGCGTAAGAAAACTGTATGCATGATATAGCTGCATAACTTGTCCAACATTGTCATgaaaagttatatatttttggaaGTGATTTGCTCTATTAGCCATCAGTGAAAACATAGTTCCGTTCATTTTGGAAGGGACTGCGGGCAATCGGCAAATGATCTATATCTCACAAAAGGTATGCTGGGATTTGCAAGTCTTCATCTAATCAACTGAATGTATAAATAACATGTGTGGTATTATCGATCATAACCAAACAGTAACAGACTATCTACTGGTCTATGGGGTTGTCAGTCTCTACGGCATGCAGTCGCTTTTCCCTTCACCGGAAATGGCCACTTTAAACCCCCATCAAAGATTGCGAGAATGTGATAGGTATGTGTATACTAATGAATTATGAGCTAAAATGTGGTTATctatttatgattatttatcCAAAGTTATACCTTGTATGCAAATTATGTAAAGAAATTATGTTAACAATTTGCTGCGTATGAGCCTAGTTGGAACAGCTAAATATGGTTGTATCATCCACAGAGATGTTTCAGTTATAGGAAGGTTTATCCAATCATATGTAGAATGATATAGTACTAGAACAGCACCATGGGTACATGTACAACTAGAGTACAAGTACAGCGACATGAGTACACGTAGATTTATAGTACTAGTATAGCAACATGAGTACACGTAGATTTATAGTACTAGTACAGCAACATAAGTACTCGTAGAATTAGAGTGCTAGTTCAGCAACATGAGTACACAGTACTAGTACAGCAACATGAGTACACGTAGAATTAGAGTACTAGTACAGGAACATGAGCACACGTACAATTTAGAGTACTAGTACAGCAACATGAGTACATGTAGAATTATAGTGCTAGTACAGCAACATGAGTACACGTAGAATTGGAGTGCTAGTTCAGCAACATGAGTACCCGTAGAATTATAGTGCTAGTTCAGCAACATGAGCACACGTAGAATTAGAGTGCTAGTTCAGCGACATGAGTACACGTAGAATTAGAGTACTAGTACAGCAACATGAGTACAGAGTACTAGTACAGCAACATGAGTACACGTAGAATTGGAGTGCTAGTTCAGCAACATGAGTACCCGTAGAATTATAGTGCTAGTTCAGCAACATGAGTACACGTACAATTTAGAGTACTAGTACAGCAACATGAGTACATGTAGAATTATAGTACTAGTTCAGCAACATGAGTACACGTAGAATTGGAGTGCTAGTTCAGCAACATGAGCACACGTAGAATTAGAGTACTAGTACAGCAACATGAGCACACGTAGAATTAGAGTACTAGTACAGCAACATGAGTACATGTAGAATTAGAGTACTAGTACAGCAACATGAGTACACGTAGAATTGGAGTGCTAGTTCAGCAACATGAGCACACGTAGAATTAGAGTACTAGTACAGCAACATGAGCACATGTAGAATTAGAGTACTAGTACAGCAACATGAGTACACGTAGAATTAGAGTGCTAGTTCAGCAACATGAGTACCCGTAGAATTATAGTGCTAGTTCAGCAACATGAGCACACGTAGAATTAAAGTGCTAGTTCAGCGACATGAGTACACGTAGAATTAGAGTACTAGTACAGCAATATGAGTACAGAGTACTAGTTCAGCAACATGAGTACTCGTAGAATTGGAGTGCTAGTTCAGCAACATGAGCACATGTAGAATTAGAGTACTAGTACAGCAACATGAGTACAGAGTACTAGTACAGCAACCTGAGTACACGTAGAATTAGAGTGCTTGTTCAGCAACATGAGTACACGTAGAATTAGAGTGCTAGTTCAGCAACATGAGTACCCGTAGAATTGGAGTGCTAGTTCAGCAACATGAGCACATGTAGAATTATAGTACTAGTACAGCAACATGAGCACACGTAGAATTAGAGTACTAGTACAGCAACATGAGCACATGTAGAATTAGAGTACTAGTACAGCAACATGAGTACAGGTAGAATTAGAGTGCTAGTTCAGCAACATGAGTACCCGTAGAATTATAGTGCTAGTTCAGCAACATGAGCACACGTAGAATTAGAGTGCTAGTTCAGCGACATGAGTACACATAGAATTAGAGTACTAGTACAGCAACATGAGTACAGAGTACTAGTACAGCAACATGAGTACTCGTAGAATTGGAGTGCTAGTTCAGCAACATGAGTACTCGTAGAATTAGAGTACTAGTACAGCAACATGAGCACATGTAGAATTAGAGTACTAGTACAGcaacatgagtacaagtagaattagAGTACTAATACAGCAACATGAGCACACGTAGAATTAGAGTACTAGTACAGCAACATGAGTACCCGTAGAATTATAGTGCTAGTTCAGCAACATGAGTACTCGTAGAATTAGAGTACTAGTACAGCAACATGAGCACATGTAGAATTAGAGTACTAGTACAGCAACATGAGTACACGTAGAATTAGAGTGCTAGTTCAGCAACATGAGTACCCGAAGAATTATAGTGCTAGTTCAGCAACATGAGCACATGTAGAATTAGAGTGCTAGTTCAGCGACATGAGTACACGTAGAATTAGAGTACTAGTACAGCAACATGAGTACAGAGTACTAGTACAGCAACATGAGTACTCGTAGAATTGGAGTGCTAGTTCAGCGACATGAGCACATGTAGAATTAGAGTACTAGTACAGCAACATGAGTACAGAGTACTAGTACAGCAACCTGAGTACACGTAGAATTAGAGTGCTTGTTCAGCAACATGAGTACACGTAGAATTAGAGTGCTAGTTCAGCAACATGAGTACCCGTAGAATTGGAGTGCTAGTTCAGCAACATGAGCACACGTAGAATTATAGTACTAGTACAGCAACATGAGTACACGTAGAATTGGAGTGCTAGTTCAGCAACATGAGCACACGTAGAATTATAGTACTAGTACAGCAACATGAGTACACGTAGAATTGGAGTGCTAGTTCAGCAACATGAGCACACGTAGAATTAGAGTGCTAGTACAGCAACATGAGGACACGTAGAATTAGAGTGCTAGTACAGCAAGATGAGTACACGTAGAATTAGAGTACTAGTACAGCAACATGAGCACATGTAGAATTAGAGTACTAGTACAGCAACATGAGTACACGTAGAATTGGAGTGCTAGTTCAGCAACATGAGCACACGTAGAATTAGAGTACTAGTACAGCAACATGAGCACATGTAGAATTAGAGTACTAGTACAGCAACATGAGTACACGTAGAATTAGAGTGCTAGTTCAGCAACATGAGTACCCGTAGAATTATAGTGCTAGTTCAGCAACATGAGCACACGTAGAATTAGAGTGCTAGTTCAGCGACATGAGTACACGTAGAATTAGAGTACTAGTACAGCAACATGAGTACAGAGTACTAGTACAGCAACATGAGTACTCGTAGAATTGGAGTGCTAGTTCAGCAACATGAGCACATGTAGAATTAGAGTACTAGTACAGCAACATGAGCACACGTAGAATTAGAGTACTAATACAGCAACATGAGCACACGTAGAATTAGAGTACTAGTACAGCAACATGAGTACTCGTAAAATTATAGTGCTAGTTCAGCAACATGAGCACACGTAGAATTAGAGTGCTAGTTCAGTGACATGAGTACACGTAGAATTAGAGTACTAGTACAGCAACATGAGTACAGAGTACTAGTACAGCAACCTGAGTACTCGTAGAATTGGAGTGCTAATACAGCAACATGAGTACACGTAGAATTAGAGTGCTAGTTCAGCAACATGAGTACCCATAGAATTATAGTGCTAGTTCAGCAACATGAGCACACGTAGAATTGGAGTGCTAGTTCATCGACATGAGTACACGTAGAATTAGAGTACTAGTACAGCAACATGAGTACAGAGTACTAGTACAGCAACATGAGTACTCGTAGAATTGGAGTGCTAGTTCAGCAACATGAGCACATGTAGAATTAGAGTACTAGTACAGCAACATGAGCACACGTAGAATTAGAGTACTAATACAGCAACATGAGCACACGTAGATTTATAGTACTAGTACAGCAACATGAGTACACGGTAATAG
Proteins encoded:
- the LOC139978704 gene encoding uncharacterized protein, giving the protein MEKTFIFLMLYIAVVAKAVSCYELWEGQNVNNKSKQKDVSVSSLYHKLTSSKPSDSVIYTKLFRPPILRPTVKLDTREVPLWETFKNPNNSSNTKIDGRITEKSNITKIIQMKDDATRHIQKRSILPLIVNSRPKRIYGLNGRRKNLLTKKEKTRQKDKNNVPSGKNLQNNGQKLNLKNIRISEDSSSESNEGIHVSRNEADSSLKVSSSSESNEMDSDERHHNERSSESDEHAPRLPTAITTTKQPMPITSKEERIRPPPPTVYVPSTMGKMAPTTPKPQSAVTTMQAMTPDRQITESNTMKTSVGTKANVVTAAKLPPALETTTLVPFFVTKSAQVATKKAQPATPNMSGPSPVDPVTLGPIQNFVTGVRNVPAALIGAASISVIVIGMLATSSYIGSIISTHPRQRSSSLCTLSETIELQV